One region of Priestia megaterium genomic DNA includes:
- the rpoN gene encoding RNA polymerase factor sigma-54 has translation MEIGLFQQQSLKLTMSKELSQAISLLQYSSMDIVAFLHEQALQNPLIDFSELPVNTSHNQKNHATSDSTDYMSSIPAPKETLYEHLMNQSALLKLDECEQAAVEFVIHSLDDAGYLHDELIILANQLGQDQEQVEKALQLVQQMDPAGVGARSLQECLMLQLKRSNQWTEKIEQILTHHFEEFAYKKWMKISKLCQISLEALQQLHEQIKKLNPRPGSFYMKSNERFIVPDFIVKIEDGNVVAYANEDLEPRLSVNEQYKLQLKNKQNQEMFSYLQEKYREFQWIMKSLHTRKDTLNALMNTLLVEQEAFFKKGPSYLKPLTMKEVAEQTSVHESTISRATRHKYIQTPFGTFSMKSFFSTSIQLGNNEATSTTHVKELLKKLVSEENKQRPLSDQQLANVLQSNYNVTISRRTVAKYRDQLNVLPSSQRKLFVTQ, from the coding sequence ATGGAAATTGGATTATTTCAGCAGCAGTCGTTAAAACTGACGATGTCAAAAGAATTATCACAAGCTATTTCTCTTTTACAATATTCATCGATGGATATTGTAGCGTTTTTACATGAGCAGGCGCTTCAAAATCCGCTTATAGATTTTTCAGAGCTGCCCGTCAATACATCTCACAATCAAAAAAATCATGCAACTTCTGATTCAACAGATTATATGAGCAGTATACCAGCTCCTAAAGAAACGCTGTACGAACATTTAATGAATCAATCCGCATTATTAAAATTAGATGAATGTGAGCAGGCAGCCGTTGAGTTTGTTATTCATAGTCTGGATGATGCTGGCTATTTGCACGATGAGTTAATCATACTTGCTAACCAGCTTGGCCAAGATCAAGAGCAGGTTGAAAAGGCTCTTCAACTTGTGCAGCAGATGGACCCGGCAGGAGTAGGGGCGAGAAGTTTACAGGAGTGCTTAATGCTCCAATTAAAAAGAAGTAATCAATGGACAGAAAAAATAGAGCAAATTTTGACACATCACTTTGAGGAATTTGCTTATAAAAAATGGATGAAAATCTCAAAGTTATGTCAAATCTCACTTGAAGCTCTTCAACAATTACATGAACAGATTAAGAAATTAAATCCTCGTCCTGGATCATTTTATATGAAGTCCAATGAACGATTCATTGTACCGGATTTTATTGTGAAAATTGAAGATGGAAATGTCGTTGCTTATGCAAATGAGGATTTGGAACCTCGTCTTTCAGTGAACGAACAATACAAACTTCAGCTGAAAAATAAGCAGAACCAAGAAATGTTTTCTTATTTGCAAGAGAAATATCGTGAATTTCAATGGATTATGAAAAGTTTACACACACGCAAAGACACATTAAACGCATTAATGAATACTTTACTCGTTGAACAAGAAGCATTTTTTAAAAAGGGCCCTTCGTATTTGAAGCCGTTAACGATGAAGGAAGTAGCGGAACAAACCTCTGTGCATGAATCAACGATTAGCCGTGCTACTCGGCACAAATATATTCAAACGCCTTTTGGCACCTTTTCAATGAAATCTTTTTTCTCAACTAGTATTCAACTGGGCAACAACGAAGCGACTTCTACAACTCACGTAAAAGAACTGCTTAAAAAGCTAGTATCAGAAGAAAACAAACAGCGTCCGCTTTCAGATCAGCAGTTGGCTAACGTCTTGCAAAGCAATTATAACGTTACTATTTCAAGAAGAACGGTAGCCAAATATCGAGACCAATTAAACGTTCTACCATCCAGTCAACGAAAACTTTTTGTCACGCAG
- the clpP gene encoding ATP-dependent Clp endopeptidase proteolytic subunit ClpP, whose product MNLIPTVIEQTNRGERAYDIYSRLLKDRIIILGSAIDDNVANSIVSQLLFLAAEDPEKDISLYINSPGGSITAGMAIYDTMQFIKPKVSTICIGMAASMGAFLLAAGEKGKRFALPNSEVMIHQPLGGAQGQATEIEIAAKRILFLREKLNSILAERTGQPLEVLQRDTDRDNFMTAERALEYGLIDKVLENDPK is encoded by the coding sequence ATGAACTTAATTCCTACAGTTATTGAACAAACAAACCGTGGTGAACGTGCTTATGACATTTATTCACGTTTATTAAAAGACCGCATTATTATTTTAGGTAGTGCTATTGATGATAATGTAGCTAACTCGATCGTTTCTCAGCTTCTATTCTTAGCTGCTGAAGACCCAGAAAAAGATATCTCACTTTATATCAACAGCCCAGGTGGCTCTATTACAGCTGGAATGGCTATCTATGATACGATGCAATTCATTAAGCCAAAAGTTTCTACAATTTGTATCGGTATGGCTGCATCAATGGGTGCTTTCTTACTGGCTGCTGGTGAAAAGGGCAAACGTTTTGCTCTTCCAAACAGCGAAGTAATGATTCATCAACCTCTTGGTGGTGCTCAAGGACAAGCTACTGAAATCGAAATTGCGGCAAAACGTATTCTATTCTTACGTGAAAAACTAAATTCAATTTTAGCTGAGCGTACAGGTCAACCGTTAGAAGTGCTACAACGTGATACAGATCGTGATAATTTCATGACTGCTGAACGCGCTTTAGAATACGGTCTAATTGACAAAGTATTAGAAAACGACCCTAAATAA
- a CDS encoding HPr family phosphocarrier protein, with protein MEKQVEVKLKTGLQARVAALFVQEATRFTSDVYLKKDEKVVNAKSIMGLMSLAINNGSLITLIVEGVDEKEAMDALVAYVENDA; from the coding sequence ATGGAAAAACAAGTAGAAGTAAAATTAAAAACGGGATTACAAGCTCGTGTTGCGGCACTATTCGTGCAAGAAGCAACTCGTTTTACATCTGATGTGTACTTGAAGAAAGATGAGAAAGTAGTCAACGCTAAAAGTATCATGGGGTTAATGAGCTTAGCGATTAATAACGGTTCTCTTATTACGCTCATTGTTGAAGGGGTAGATGAAAAAGAAGCAATGGATGCGTTAGTCGCTTACGTAGAGAACGATGCATAA
- the whiA gene encoding DNA-binding protein WhiA — protein MSFASETKKELTNLEVKDCCAKAELSALIRMNGSLSFSNKKFTVDVQTENAAIARRIYVLLKKNYDVSVELLVRKKMRLKKNNVYIVRLVEKTRMLLEDLKIVEEGFTFTHRISPELVQKKCCKRSYLRGAFLAGGSINNPETSSYHLEIFSLYEEHNEALCNLMNEFQLNSKTLERKKGYINYLKEAEKITEFLNIIGAHNALLRFEDVRIVRDMRNSVNRLVNCETANLNKTIGAAIRQVENIRYIDETAGLDILPEKLREIARLRVEYQDVTLKELGEMVSGGQISKSGINHRLRKIDQIADKLRAGQPVT, from the coding sequence ATGTCATTTGCATCAGAAACAAAAAAAGAGTTAACGAATTTAGAAGTCAAGGATTGCTGTGCAAAAGCAGAGCTCTCTGCATTAATTCGAATGAATGGTTCACTTTCTTTTTCGAATAAAAAATTCACAGTTGATGTCCAAACTGAAAATGCAGCGATTGCTCGACGCATTTATGTCCTGCTTAAGAAAAATTATGATGTGTCAGTAGAACTGCTTGTACGTAAGAAAATGCGGCTGAAGAAAAACAATGTGTATATTGTTCGATTAGTAGAGAAAACAAGAATGCTTTTGGAAGACTTAAAAATTGTAGAAGAAGGATTCACGTTTACACATCGTATTTCACCAGAGCTAGTACAAAAGAAATGCTGTAAGCGATCCTACTTAAGAGGCGCATTTTTAGCCGGCGGCTCTATTAATAACCCGGAGACATCATCGTACCATCTTGAAATCTTTTCATTGTATGAAGAGCACAACGAAGCTTTATGCAATTTAATGAACGAATTTCAATTGAATAGTAAAACATTAGAACGAAAAAAAGGCTATATTAACTATTTGAAAGAAGCTGAAAAAATTACGGAGTTTCTAAATATCATTGGAGCCCATAACGCTCTTTTACGGTTTGAGGATGTAAGAATTGTCCGAGATATGCGAAATTCCGTTAATCGCTTAGTTAATTGTGAAACAGCTAACTTAAACAAAACAATCGGAGCGGCCATTCGTCAAGTGGAAAACATTCGTTATATTGATGAAACAGCTGGATTAGATATCTTACCAGAAAAGCTGAGAGAAATTGCTCGTTTGCGTGTGGAATATCAAGACGTTACGTTAAAGGAGCTTGGTGAGATGGTATCTGGAGGTCAAATTAGCAAATCAGGCATTAACCATCGATTGCGTAAAATTGACCAAATAGCAGACAAGCTTCGCGCCGGTCAGCCAGTCACATAA